In Thunnus thynnus chromosome 13, fThuThy2.1, whole genome shotgun sequence, the following proteins share a genomic window:
- the st6gal1 gene encoding beta-galactoside alpha-2,6-sialyltransferase 1 isoform X3, giving the protein MGYKIPGAAMDRVSLLWRLRRRARRGALCMAFFCISMALLYAICAENSVPVTDAIFGVRARTRAQPRTHSVIKVLRGGAKPVHIDPQKLPGVIPGDPHRPIPVLSSANHTHEESASKRKPKEREPSGFFTRLLPRPFTRALETLFGGRWRGELSGRGGDAEFFGPHGLLGEVWDDEMSSSMLGNRLRKVVQNYQAMNKYGVELSGPGGVSSRPKLNGPELLCQLKDKVEVTTLTADLQPFSSLPWASQLPPKPLTSELGPYKSCAVVSSAGSLRYSGLGKEIDSHDAVLRFNAAPTTGYEKDVGSKTTIRLINSQVMASDDHRFLSSSLYSTGVLVAWDPAPFSADLTQWYNRTDYPIFTQYQRYRRLHPLQPFYILHPCVEWQVWQRIQDNMAEPIQKNPPSSGLLGTVLMMSLCEVVHVYEFLPSRRKTELCHYYQRFYDAACTLGAYHPLLYEKNLVKRMNQGPDRDIYTHGRVTLPGFSTLNCTHAAGGLASPDGKKQ; this is encoded by the exons ATCCCCGGGGCGGCGATGGACAGAGTCAGCCTGCTATGGCGTCTGAGGCGTCGGGCTCGCCGCGGAGCGCTCTGCATGGCCTTCTTCTGCATCTCCATGGCTCTTCTCTACGCCATCTGTGCTGAAAACAGCGTGCCCGTTACTGATGCCATCTTCGGCGTCCGGGCACGCACCCGGGCTCAACCTCGCACACACTCTGTCATCAAG GTACTGCGAGGCGGAGCCAAGCCCGTGCACATCGACCCTCAGAAGCTTCCAGGTGTCATCCCAGGTGACCCTCATCGTCCAAtccctgtcctctcctctgcgaACCACACCCACGAAGAGTCAGCGTCAAAGCGGAAGCCGAAAGAGAGGGAACCCTCTGGGTTTTTCACCCGCCTGCTGCCGCGGCCCTTCACGCGTGCGCTGGAGACCCTGTTCGGAGGCCGGTGGAGGGGCGAGCTGAGCGGCAGAGGGGGGGACGCGGAGTTCTTCGGGCCTCACGGGCTCCTGGGAGAGGTGTGGGATGACGAGATGTCCAGCAGCATGCTGGGAAACAGGCTGAGGAAGGTGGTGCAGAATTATCAG GCGATGAATAAATACGGAGTTGAGCTCTCTGGGCCCGGCGGTGTGTCCAGCAGGCCAAAGCTGAACGGTCCAGAGCTTCTCTGTCAGCTGAAGGACAAGGTAGAGGTCACGACTTTGACCGCTGACCTCCAGCCCTTCTCGTCCTTGCCCTGGGCCTCCCAGCTTCCACCGAAGCCGTTGACCTCTGAGCTCGGGCCGTACAAGAGCTGCGCGGTGGTGTCGTCTGCAGGGTCGCTCCGTTACTCCGGACTTGGCAAAGAGATAG ACTCTCATGATGCCGTGCTGCGCTTCAATGCCGCGCCCACCACCGGCTACGAGAAGGACGTCGGCTCTAAAACCACCATCCGCCTCATCAACTCACAG GTGATGGCGTCTGATGACCATCGTTTCCTGTCCAGTTCTCTGTACAGCACAGGCGTTCTGGTGGCTTGGGACCCCGCCCCCTTCTCTGCTGACCTCACACAG TGGTACAACAGGACAGACTACCCCATCTTCACCCAGTACCAGAGGTACAGGAGGCTCCATCCTCTGCAGCCTTTCTACATCCTGCATCCTTGCGTCGAGTGGCAGGTCTGGCAACGAATACAAGACAACATGGCGGAGCCCATCCAGAAGAACCCGCCCTCCTCCGGCCTGCTCG GCACcgtcctgatgatgtcactgtgcGAGGTGGTGCACGTGTACGAGTTCCTGCCTTCCCGGAGAAAGACGGAGCTCTGCCATTACTACCAGCGTTTCTACGACGCCGCCTGCACCCTCGGCGCCTACCACCCCCTGCTGTACGAGAAGAACCTGGTCAAACGGATGAACCAGGGGCCCGACCGCGACATCTACACCCACGGACGCGTCACGCTGCCTGGGTTCAGCACACTCAACTGTACCCACGCTGCTGGAGGTTTAGCCTCTCCTGATGGGAAAAAGCagtga
- the st6gal1 gene encoding beta-galactoside alpha-2,6-sialyltransferase 1 isoform X2, with protein MHHVLFKIPGAAMDRVSLLWRLRRRARRGALCMAFFCISMALLYAICAENSVPVTDAIFGVRARTRAQPRTHSVIKVLRGGAKPVHIDPQKLPGVIPGDPHRPIPVLSSANHTHEESASKRKPKEREPSGFFTRLLPRPFTRALETLFGGRWRGELSGRGGDAEFFGPHGLLGEVWDDEMSSSMLGNRLRKVVQNYQAMNKYGVELSGPGGVSSRPKLNGPELLCQLKDKVEVTTLTADLQPFSSLPWASQLPPKPLTSELGPYKSCAVVSSAGSLRYSGLGKEIDSHDAVLRFNAAPTTGYEKDVGSKTTIRLINSQVMASDDHRFLSSSLYSTGVLVAWDPAPFSADLTQWYNRTDYPIFTQYQRYRRLHPLQPFYILHPCVEWQVWQRIQDNMAEPIQKNPPSSGLLGTVLMMSLCEVVHVYEFLPSRRKTELCHYYQRFYDAACTLGAYHPLLYEKNLVKRMNQGPDRDIYTHGRVTLPGFSTLNCTHAAGGLASPDGKKQ; from the exons ATCCCCGGGGCGGCGATGGACAGAGTCAGCCTGCTATGGCGTCTGAGGCGTCGGGCTCGCCGCGGAGCGCTCTGCATGGCCTTCTTCTGCATCTCCATGGCTCTTCTCTACGCCATCTGTGCTGAAAACAGCGTGCCCGTTACTGATGCCATCTTCGGCGTCCGGGCACGCACCCGGGCTCAACCTCGCACACACTCTGTCATCAAG GTACTGCGAGGCGGAGCCAAGCCCGTGCACATCGACCCTCAGAAGCTTCCAGGTGTCATCCCAGGTGACCCTCATCGTCCAAtccctgtcctctcctctgcgaACCACACCCACGAAGAGTCAGCGTCAAAGCGGAAGCCGAAAGAGAGGGAACCCTCTGGGTTTTTCACCCGCCTGCTGCCGCGGCCCTTCACGCGTGCGCTGGAGACCCTGTTCGGAGGCCGGTGGAGGGGCGAGCTGAGCGGCAGAGGGGGGGACGCGGAGTTCTTCGGGCCTCACGGGCTCCTGGGAGAGGTGTGGGATGACGAGATGTCCAGCAGCATGCTGGGAAACAGGCTGAGGAAGGTGGTGCAGAATTATCAG GCGATGAATAAATACGGAGTTGAGCTCTCTGGGCCCGGCGGTGTGTCCAGCAGGCCAAAGCTGAACGGTCCAGAGCTTCTCTGTCAGCTGAAGGACAAGGTAGAGGTCACGACTTTGACCGCTGACCTCCAGCCCTTCTCGTCCTTGCCCTGGGCCTCCCAGCTTCCACCGAAGCCGTTGACCTCTGAGCTCGGGCCGTACAAGAGCTGCGCGGTGGTGTCGTCTGCAGGGTCGCTCCGTTACTCCGGACTTGGCAAAGAGATAG ACTCTCATGATGCCGTGCTGCGCTTCAATGCCGCGCCCACCACCGGCTACGAGAAGGACGTCGGCTCTAAAACCACCATCCGCCTCATCAACTCACAG GTGATGGCGTCTGATGACCATCGTTTCCTGTCCAGTTCTCTGTACAGCACAGGCGTTCTGGTGGCTTGGGACCCCGCCCCCTTCTCTGCTGACCTCACACAG TGGTACAACAGGACAGACTACCCCATCTTCACCCAGTACCAGAGGTACAGGAGGCTCCATCCTCTGCAGCCTTTCTACATCCTGCATCCTTGCGTCGAGTGGCAGGTCTGGCAACGAATACAAGACAACATGGCGGAGCCCATCCAGAAGAACCCGCCCTCCTCCGGCCTGCTCG GCACcgtcctgatgatgtcactgtgcGAGGTGGTGCACGTGTACGAGTTCCTGCCTTCCCGGAGAAAGACGGAGCTCTGCCATTACTACCAGCGTTTCTACGACGCCGCCTGCACCCTCGGCGCCTACCACCCCCTGCTGTACGAGAAGAACCTGGTCAAACGGATGAACCAGGGGCCCGACCGCGACATCTACACCCACGGACGCGTCACGCTGCCTGGGTTCAGCACACTCAACTGTACCCACGCTGCTGGAGGTTTAGCCTCTCCTGATGGGAAAAAGCagtga
- the st6gal1 gene encoding beta-galactoside alpha-2,6-sialyltransferase 1 isoform X1, protein MHHVLFKSRRYRGNTGSAGSTFNLLICWNNLSKIPGAAMDRVSLLWRLRRRARRGALCMAFFCISMALLYAICAENSVPVTDAIFGVRARTRAQPRTHSVIKVLRGGAKPVHIDPQKLPGVIPGDPHRPIPVLSSANHTHEESASKRKPKEREPSGFFTRLLPRPFTRALETLFGGRWRGELSGRGGDAEFFGPHGLLGEVWDDEMSSSMLGNRLRKVVQNYQAMNKYGVELSGPGGVSSRPKLNGPELLCQLKDKVEVTTLTADLQPFSSLPWASQLPPKPLTSELGPYKSCAVVSSAGSLRYSGLGKEIDSHDAVLRFNAAPTTGYEKDVGSKTTIRLINSQVMASDDHRFLSSSLYSTGVLVAWDPAPFSADLTQWYNRTDYPIFTQYQRYRRLHPLQPFYILHPCVEWQVWQRIQDNMAEPIQKNPPSSGLLGTVLMMSLCEVVHVYEFLPSRRKTELCHYYQRFYDAACTLGAYHPLLYEKNLVKRMNQGPDRDIYTHGRVTLPGFSTLNCTHAAGGLASPDGKKQ, encoded by the exons ATCCCCGGGGCGGCGATGGACAGAGTCAGCCTGCTATGGCGTCTGAGGCGTCGGGCTCGCCGCGGAGCGCTCTGCATGGCCTTCTTCTGCATCTCCATGGCTCTTCTCTACGCCATCTGTGCTGAAAACAGCGTGCCCGTTACTGATGCCATCTTCGGCGTCCGGGCACGCACCCGGGCTCAACCTCGCACACACTCTGTCATCAAG GTACTGCGAGGCGGAGCCAAGCCCGTGCACATCGACCCTCAGAAGCTTCCAGGTGTCATCCCAGGTGACCCTCATCGTCCAAtccctgtcctctcctctgcgaACCACACCCACGAAGAGTCAGCGTCAAAGCGGAAGCCGAAAGAGAGGGAACCCTCTGGGTTTTTCACCCGCCTGCTGCCGCGGCCCTTCACGCGTGCGCTGGAGACCCTGTTCGGAGGCCGGTGGAGGGGCGAGCTGAGCGGCAGAGGGGGGGACGCGGAGTTCTTCGGGCCTCACGGGCTCCTGGGAGAGGTGTGGGATGACGAGATGTCCAGCAGCATGCTGGGAAACAGGCTGAGGAAGGTGGTGCAGAATTATCAG GCGATGAATAAATACGGAGTTGAGCTCTCTGGGCCCGGCGGTGTGTCCAGCAGGCCAAAGCTGAACGGTCCAGAGCTTCTCTGTCAGCTGAAGGACAAGGTAGAGGTCACGACTTTGACCGCTGACCTCCAGCCCTTCTCGTCCTTGCCCTGGGCCTCCCAGCTTCCACCGAAGCCGTTGACCTCTGAGCTCGGGCCGTACAAGAGCTGCGCGGTGGTGTCGTCTGCAGGGTCGCTCCGTTACTCCGGACTTGGCAAAGAGATAG ACTCTCATGATGCCGTGCTGCGCTTCAATGCCGCGCCCACCACCGGCTACGAGAAGGACGTCGGCTCTAAAACCACCATCCGCCTCATCAACTCACAG GTGATGGCGTCTGATGACCATCGTTTCCTGTCCAGTTCTCTGTACAGCACAGGCGTTCTGGTGGCTTGGGACCCCGCCCCCTTCTCTGCTGACCTCACACAG TGGTACAACAGGACAGACTACCCCATCTTCACCCAGTACCAGAGGTACAGGAGGCTCCATCCTCTGCAGCCTTTCTACATCCTGCATCCTTGCGTCGAGTGGCAGGTCTGGCAACGAATACAAGACAACATGGCGGAGCCCATCCAGAAGAACCCGCCCTCCTCCGGCCTGCTCG GCACcgtcctgatgatgtcactgtgcGAGGTGGTGCACGTGTACGAGTTCCTGCCTTCCCGGAGAAAGACGGAGCTCTGCCATTACTACCAGCGTTTCTACGACGCCGCCTGCACCCTCGGCGCCTACCACCCCCTGCTGTACGAGAAGAACCTGGTCAAACGGATGAACCAGGGGCCCGACCGCGACATCTACACCCACGGACGCGTCACGCTGCCTGGGTTCAGCACACTCAACTGTACCCACGCTGCTGGAGGTTTAGCCTCTCCTGATGGGAAAAAGCagtga